The following is a genomic window from Aminivibrio pyruvatiphilus.
CGCTCTTGCCGTTGGGGTGGACCTGCTTAGGGGAAATGCGATAAAAATGGTTATCGTGGGCCTTTACAATGTAATCAGCCTTGCCATTTTTTACAGGAACGGCATGGTGGATATTCCGGTGGGCCTCATTATGGCCGGAGGAAGCATGGTCGGCGCGGTCATCGGGGCCAGGTTCGCCGTGGCGAAGGGAAACACGTGGATCCGGTGGATCCTCGCCGCAGTGGTCATCATCAGCGCTGTGAAGATGGTGTTTGACGCCGTGTAGCGAGGCTGCCCGGAGGAAACCTGCCATGATATGTTCCACGGGCCGCCGGACTCCCGCGATTGTTGCCGGGGCATCGGAGTGGGATAATGACATCAGGTACCAGCCGAAAAAGGAGGGTCTGCCCGTGAAAAGAAGCCTGATTTCTGCTGCCGTTCTGTGTTTTCTCGCCCTTTTTCCCCTTCGCGCCTATGCCCAGTCTCCCCTTGTGGGGCACTATTTCATCCCTGAATATTACTCCACTGTCGAAGAGGCAGTCGGGCGTCTCAAGAACATACAGCCCATGCTCATGGGAGCCCAGGACGGAACGCTCCGGTCAGTGGAGGCTGACAGGTTCGGAATCCGCTTTTTCTGGACCGTCGGGCAGACGACGGTTATCCCCTTCGACAAACTCTCCCGGATGAGGATTTTCCACAACACGGCCTTCCAGGGCCCCTGTCCGTGGTTCGTTGCGGCGAAGGTATCGGAGGAAGGAGAGCCTCCCTATGTGAGGACGGCCACGAAAGAAGCGGCCCGGGAACTCTATTCCATCATCGCCTCCCTTTCCGCCGCTGCGGGGAACCCTCTCGACCTGAGGGGAAACCTGGGCGGTTCCTCCGATACGCCGACGAAAGAAGCCCTCAAGAACGCCGGGCTCAAGAAGCAGGCGGGCGTGGCGGTCAACCTTGTGGAAATCGGCGGACCGTCGGAAAAGGCCGGACTGAAGGTCGGGGATGTCATTCTCTCCATCAACGGCAATGCCATCGAATCCTACGAGCATTTCGAGAAGAAAGTCTGGCCCTCTCTCGATCTTTCGGCTGAATGGTTCGACCTCGAGATCATGAGAAAAGGAAAAAAAGAGACGGTGAAAATCAGGACCCTGCCGGCTGACCAGCTCCCCGTGCCCCCGAAAAGCCTCTCTTTCGGCAAAGTGCCCGGTGCCGGCAGTGACGGGAAAGAACCTCCGAAACTGGGACTCGTGCTTCGGAACCTCACCATGAGCGAAAAATCGGCCCTCAAGGGGCGGACCGGCGCAGCCGTTCTCGAGATCAAGCCGGGAGGGCTCGCCGAGGCTATGAAGATGCAGCCCGGGGATATCATCCTCTTCTGCAACGGAAAGGTGGTACCATCGGCCGAAGGGCTCTCCGGACTCCTGGTGGAGGGGGAGAATAACTTCCTTCTCCTCCGGAACGGGAAGGAGCTCACCGTCGGGGTCAACACGGTAACGGCATCCTATTGAGTTATGTAAGCCGACTGCCCCAGGATTCCGGATGTTCCCGGCGGCAGTATGGCATCCATGAAGGGAGACGGTTTGTTCGTGCGTGATCTGGTGCAAAAGTTCCCTCTGATTGAGGACATGAAGAAGGGAAAAGAGGTTTTCTGGCTGAACCCGGGGCTGGACAACGTCCTTCCCCGTGAGGTGTCGAAAGCTGATATAGAAGACGCTTCGGAGAGGCTTGCCCGATTTGCCCCCTACATCGTGCGGGCCTTTCCGGAAACGTCTCCCGGCGGCGGGAGTATCGAGTCACCCCTGAAGAATATTCCCGAGATGAAGGCCTTTCTGAACGGGGAAGCAGGAGGCGGCCTTTCAGGAAGACTGCTTCTCAAGTGCGACAGCGAGCTTCCCATTTCCGGTTCCATCAAGGCCCGGGGAGGGATCTACGAGGTCCTCTGCTTTGCCGAGAAAGTGGCCCTTGAAAGCGGACTCCTGAACAGGAGCGACGATTATGCCGTCCTGGCTGAAGACCGTTTCCGGGAGCTTTTTTCCCGGTATGCCGTCTCTGTGGGTTCCACGGGGAACCTGGGGCTGAGCATAGGGATCATGGGCGCCCGGCTCGGCTTCCGGTTGACGGTGCACATGTCCGCCGACGCCAGACAGTGGAAAAAGGATCTTCTCCGGCAGAAGGGCGCCAAGGTTGCGGAGTATCGGGGAGATTTCCAGATGGCCGTCGCCGAAGGCCGGCGGCAGGCGGAAGGGGATCCCCTTTGTCACTTCGTGGACGACGAGAACTCCCGGGATCTGTTCCTTGGGTATGCGGCCGCGGCGGAGAGGCTGAAGCGCCAGCTTGACGGAATGGGGATCACCGTGGACAGCGGCCATCCCCTGTTCGTGTACCTGCCCTGCGGTGTGGGCGGCGGCCCCGGCGGGGTGACCTTCGGCCTGAAGCATGTTTTCGGGGAGAACGTGCACTGTTTCTTCGCGGAGCCGGTCCAGTCCCCCTGCATGCTGCTTGGGATAATGACGGGGCTTCATGACGGAATCTGCGTCCAGGACGTCGGCCTTTCGGGCAGGACAAGCGCCGACGGCCTGGCGGTGGGAAGGCCCTCGAAGCTTGTGGGGAGACTTGTGGGCAATCTCCTCGACGGCCTCTTCACCGTATCCGACAGCCGCATGGAGGCTCTAGTGCGAGACCTGTACACAAGGGAAGGAATCTTCGTGGAACCCTCGGCCGCAGCCGGATTCCCTGGTTTCGCTGCCGTGCAGAGGAACGGCGGATACGCTGAAAGGCTGACGCCCTCCGCCATGGACCATTCGGTCCATATTGTCTGGGCGACAGGGGGCAGCATGGTACCGGAAGGAGAAAGGAAAAAATACCTGGCCGGCTGAATACTGGAGGAAAAGGAGCCCTTTCGGGCTCCTTTATTTTTTGAAAATGGATTCGAGGAGTTTTTCCTTGAGTATTTCCTCGGGCGTTTTCGGTTTCGGCGTCTGGGGAGGCGGTGAGGGCGGTTGGGCAGGCGCCTGGGCGGGAGCCTGCTGTTTGGGCGGCGGGGGCGCGGTTTTAAGGTTGGCGATGGACGGGTTCCCCACTGTTCCCCTGACGGAGAAGGTAGTGTCGCGGAAATCCTCTTCCGCCATTCCCTTGCTGAAGCCTCCAAGGATCCCCTTGAGGGCGTCCTCGAGGGAGCCTCCCGAGAGGACGCCCGCCGCTCCGCCCCTGAGGGCGTTGAAGAGTTTCATGTTGACGTTCCCCGCGCAGCTGAGGTTCAGCGCTCCCCGTGGCCCAACGGTGCCTTCGGCGGTGAGAAAGCGGTACATGGGGTCGTCTTTTGGGGCGTCGGCCCGGGTGCCCTTTTCCAGGACGAGCCGCCCCGTTTCAAGACGGAAGGGAATGACCGCGCCGGTATAGCGGATTCCCTGGGTACCGTAGAGGCGGGCCGCGATGTCGACGTTTCTGAATCCCGAAACGCCCCCCGCGCTCACCGATGCCCTACCTTTGCCCGTGACGTTGAATGCGGGACTGAGAGCGCCTGATGCCTGGAGCGATCCCCTGGCCTGACCGGTCACCTTGCCCCCGAGGTCCCCGGCGAAGGCATGGACGGCGCTGTTGACGTCCACGCCGCTGAAGGATGCGTTGACCGTGTATTTCATCGTTTTTATGTTCATCGTTCCGCTTCCGGTGAGTTTCCCGCCGTAAAAGGCCAGGGAAGCGTCCTTCCCCCGGAGGACGTCCCCTTCAAGAGAGAGGGGAATGCTGAGATGTGTCGCCCTGAGGCCGCCGGTTGAGATGGCGGCGGATGTGGCGGTGCCTGCGAAGCTGGTTTTCCCGCCGGAAACGCGCCCTTTAAAGGTTCCGTTCACTTTTCCGCTGACGGAGAGTCCCCCGGCGGCGGAAACGTCCCCGATAAGGGACCGGAGATCGATGTTTTTCACGGAGATGTCCAGGGCTGCGTCAGGAGTTTTACCCGGCTTGACGGTCCCTGATCCTGAGAGAGTCCCTCCTTTGAAACCAGCGGTGAAACGGTCTATCCTGAAGGCCTTTGCGGTGCCGGACAGCTGAATTTCTGCCTGGGTGACCGTAATTCCATGGAGGGATGCGCTGGGGGAGGTCGCTTTCACCGTAAAGGCGGGGGCAGAAGCTGCGCCTTTCAGGGATACCGTTCCCCCGGCTTTCCCCCCGAGGGGAAAAGGCAGTCCCAGGGCTCCGGACAGGGCGGCGAGATCAGCGCCGGACGCCGTGATGTTCAGGTCGAGAGCGGTGCCTTTGGTGCTCCTCGAAATTTTACCAGCGGCGGTAAGCGATGCGCCTCTCCATTGGGCGGCGGCAGATGAAACGACGGTCTGTCCTCCCCTGTAGGAAAAGGAAGCCGACGGTGAGGTGAAGGCTTCATTTCCGGCGGTAATACCGGAGCT
Proteins encoded in this region:
- a CDS encoding PDZ domain-containing protein, which translates into the protein MKRSLISAAVLCFLALFPLRAYAQSPLVGHYFIPEYYSTVEEAVGRLKNIQPMLMGAQDGTLRSVEADRFGIRFFWTVGQTTVIPFDKLSRMRIFHNTAFQGPCPWFVAAKVSEEGEPPYVRTATKEAARELYSIIASLSAAAGNPLDLRGNLGGSSDTPTKEALKNAGLKKQAGVAVNLVEIGGPSEKAGLKVGDVILSINGNAIESYEHFEKKVWPSLDLSAEWFDLEIMRKGKKETVKIRTLPADQLPVPPKSLSFGKVPGAGSDGKEPPKLGLVLRNLTMSEKSALKGRTGAAVLEIKPGGLAEAMKMQPGDIILFCNGKVVPSAEGLSGLLVEGENNFLLLRNGKELTVGVNTVTASY
- a CDS encoding D-serine ammonia-lyase — encoded protein: MKGDGLFVRDLVQKFPLIEDMKKGKEVFWLNPGLDNVLPREVSKADIEDASERLARFAPYIVRAFPETSPGGGSIESPLKNIPEMKAFLNGEAGGGLSGRLLLKCDSELPISGSIKARGGIYEVLCFAEKVALESGLLNRSDDYAVLAEDRFRELFSRYAVSVGSTGNLGLSIGIMGARLGFRLTVHMSADARQWKKDLLRQKGAKVAEYRGDFQMAVAEGRRQAEGDPLCHFVDDENSRDLFLGYAAAAERLKRQLDGMGITVDSGHPLFVYLPCGVGGGPGGVTFGLKHVFGENVHCFFAEPVQSPCMLLGIMTGLHDGICVQDVGLSGRTSADGLAVGRPSKLVGRLVGNLLDGLFTVSDSRMEALVRDLYTREGIFVEPSAAAGFPGFAAVQRNGGYAERLTPSAMDHSVHIVWATGGSMVPEGERKKYLAG